The Luteimonas sp. YGD11-2 genome has a window encoding:
- a CDS encoding TonB-dependent receptor: protein MSLKTHKLRDAIVFALAAGAVSIAGSGTAFAQAQGASQDPTPTATTLDGITVTGTRIRSQTMTASSPVAEISREEFQYSGATTVEDLVNQYPQLALDFDNFLNNGSTGYATVDLRGMGPNRTLALVNGRRIPKGLLETADISIVPARLLQRVDVLTGGASAVYGSDAIAGVVNFILDDEFEGVSVNVGYSGYQHDNDNRYIQGLMDEAGFDYPTGGSGLDGTTRNVDFAIGGAFGDGGHAMAWATWRKGNALLQGQRDYSACALNGAGTACGGSPTADPANFYIVAPGSGLYTYVAPSASGWFLPDGPNVYNYAPVNYYQRPDTRFTAGSSVKYEVNEYFQPYLETMFVNRRSGTQIAPSGAFFTDITVNCDTDVIGSMCADVGIVDDEFTVYVAKRNVEGGPRITDNESTNYSIVAGATGALFNSGWTWDASLQYARTSVKEENRNDFITTRVRDALLGCPTGAFDGCVPYEVWSDSVTPEQAQALQGVGIVNYTTDMKVFNAYATGDLGFGIPGADNPVSAVIGYEKRDERFRRVADANMQTGNFTGLGGPTTNLTGGYDVDEVFAEANVPLLSDRGGFNSVDLQLGYRYTDYSTSGNVNTWKVGLGAGFMDNQYRFRAGFNRAIRGANVGELFADQQIALWVGDDPCAGPDPEFSVEQCVRTGITPAQYGNVAANPAGQNNQFIGGNPSLDPEIANTWTVGFAASPIENLELSVDYYDIELENVIGTIGARTIINLCANGQDAMCDLIRRNAATGDLFRGSDPNSSGLVINTNGNFGSRKYRGIDLTGSYNFQAGPGRVTTSFVGSHILERSFQPVPGDSSADYACDGLINAICATPEWRHIANVRYALDRFTIGLRWRYIGEMDYRDTDGTDLTGDYFLSGPGKLKAFNYFDLSGSLQVGDNITWTLGVNNIADKEPPMIGGNLAPTNANSLGGYDQAGRYLFTSLAFDF, encoded by the coding sequence ATGAGTTTGAAGACCCACAAGCTGCGCGACGCGATCGTCTTCGCGCTCGCGGCAGGCGCAGTGAGCATTGCAGGCAGTGGCACCGCCTTCGCCCAGGCCCAGGGGGCCTCGCAGGATCCCACGCCCACCGCCACCACCCTCGACGGCATCACCGTCACCGGTACCCGCATCCGCAGCCAGACCATGACGGCCTCGAGCCCGGTCGCGGAAATCTCGCGCGAGGAGTTCCAGTATTCCGGCGCGACGACCGTCGAGGACCTGGTCAACCAGTACCCGCAGCTCGCGCTGGACTTCGACAACTTCCTCAACAACGGCTCCACCGGCTACGCCACCGTCGACCTGCGCGGCATGGGGCCAAACCGCACGCTGGCGCTGGTCAACGGCCGCCGCATCCCCAAGGGCCTGCTCGAGACCGCCGACATCAGCATCGTCCCGGCGCGGCTGCTGCAGCGCGTCGACGTGCTCACCGGTGGCGCTTCGGCGGTGTACGGCTCCGACGCCATCGCCGGCGTGGTGAACTTCATCCTCGACGACGAGTTCGAGGGCGTCAGCGTCAACGTCGGCTATTCCGGCTACCAGCACGACAACGACAACCGCTACATCCAGGGCCTGATGGACGAGGCCGGGTTCGACTATCCGACCGGTGGCTCCGGCCTGGACGGCACCACCCGCAACGTCGACTTCGCCATCGGTGGTGCGTTCGGCGATGGCGGCCACGCGATGGCCTGGGCCACCTGGCGCAAGGGCAATGCCCTGCTGCAGGGCCAGCGCGACTACTCGGCCTGTGCGCTCAACGGTGCCGGCACCGCCTGCGGCGGCTCGCCGACCGCCGATCCGGCAAACTTCTACATCGTGGCACCGGGTTCGGGCCTGTACACCTATGTCGCGCCGTCGGCATCGGGCTGGTTCCTGCCCGATGGCCCCAATGTCTACAACTACGCGCCGGTCAACTACTACCAGCGCCCGGATACGCGCTTCACCGCCGGCAGCAGCGTCAAGTACGAGGTCAACGAATACTTCCAGCCCTACCTGGAGACGATGTTCGTCAACCGTCGCAGCGGCACGCAGATCGCGCCGTCGGGCGCGTTCTTCACCGACATCACCGTCAACTGCGACACCGACGTGATCGGCTCGATGTGTGCCGACGTCGGCATCGTCGATGACGAGTTCACCGTCTACGTGGCCAAGCGCAACGTCGAGGGCGGCCCGCGCATCACCGACAACGAGTCCACCAACTACAGCATCGTCGCCGGTGCCACCGGTGCGCTGTTCAATTCCGGCTGGACCTGGGATGCGTCGCTGCAGTACGCGCGCACCTCGGTCAAGGAAGAGAACCGCAACGACTTCATCACCACGCGCGTGCGTGATGCGCTGCTGGGCTGCCCGACCGGCGCCTTCGACGGCTGCGTGCCGTACGAGGTCTGGTCCGACAGCGTGACCCCGGAGCAGGCCCAGGCGCTGCAGGGCGTGGGCATCGTCAACTACACGACCGACATGAAGGTGTTCAACGCCTACGCCACCGGTGACCTCGGCTTCGGCATTCCGGGCGCGGACAACCCGGTGAGCGCGGTGATCGGCTACGAGAAGCGCGACGAGCGCTTCCGTCGCGTGGCCGATGCCAACATGCAGACCGGCAACTTCACCGGCCTCGGTGGCCCGACCACCAACCTCACCGGCGGTTACGACGTCGACGAGGTGTTCGCGGAAGCCAACGTGCCGCTGCTGTCGGACCGCGGCGGCTTCAACAGCGTCGACCTGCAGCTGGGTTACCGCTACACCGACTACAGTACCTCGGGCAACGTCAACACCTGGAAGGTGGGCCTGGGTGCCGGCTTCATGGACAACCAGTACCGCTTCCGCGCCGGCTTCAACCGCGCCATCCGCGGCGCCAACGTCGGCGAGTTGTTCGCCGACCAGCAGATCGCGCTGTGGGTGGGCGACGACCCGTGCGCGGGCCCCGATCCCGAGTTCAGTGTCGAGCAGTGCGTGCGCACCGGCATCACCCCGGCGCAGTACGGCAACGTGGCCGCCAACCCGGCGGGGCAGAACAACCAGTTCATCGGCGGCAACCCCAGCCTGGATCCGGAAATCGCCAACACCTGGACCGTCGGCTTCGCGGCCAGTCCGATCGAGAACCTCGAGCTCAGCGTCGACTACTACGACATCGAACTCGAGAACGTCATCGGCACGATCGGCGCACGCACCATCATCAACCTCTGCGCCAACGGCCAGGACGCGATGTGCGACCTGATCCGCCGCAACGCCGCCACCGGTGACCTGTTCCGCGGCAGCGACCCGAACAGCTCGGGCCTGGTGATCAACACCAACGGCAACTTCGGCAGCCGCAAGTACCGCGGTATCGACCTCACCGGCTCGTACAACTTCCAGGCCGGCCCCGGCCGGGTCACCACGTCGTTCGTCGGCAGCCACATCCTCGAACGTTCGTTCCAGCCGGTGCCGGGCGACAGCTCCGCGGACTACGCCTGCGACGGCCTGATCAACGCGATCTGCGCAACGCCGGAGTGGCGCCACATCGCCAACGTCCGCTATGCGCTGGACCGTTTCACCATCGGCCTGCGCTGGCGTTACATCGGCGAAATGGATTACCGCGACACCGACGGCACCGACCTGACCGGCGACTACTTCCTGAGCGGCCCGGGCAAGCTGAAGGCGTTCAACTACTTCGACCTGTCGGGTTCGCTGCAGGTCGGTGACAACATCACCTGGACGCTGGGCGTGAACAACATCGCCGACAAGGAGCCGCCGATGATCGGTGGCAACCTGGCGCCGACCAACGCCAACTCGCTGGGTGGCTACGACCAGGCGGGCCGTTACCTGTTCACCAGCCTCGCGTTCGATTTCTGA
- a CDS encoding ABC transporter ATP-binding protein translates to MLHMQAVSKVYRTELVETHALRALDLHVREGEFVAVTGPSGSGKTTFLNIAGLLESFTGGEYHLDGVDVKGLNDNARSRLRNEKIGFIFQGFNLIPDLNLFDNVDVPLRYRGMPASERRLRIEDALGMVGLGSRMKHYPAELSGGQQQRVAIARALAGSPRLLLADEPTGNLDSQMARSVMELLEDIHQQGTTIVMVTHDPELAARAQRNVHIVDGMATDLVSEPGLVRREPAVAGAV, encoded by the coding sequence ATGCTGCACATGCAAGCCGTCTCCAAGGTCTACCGCACCGAGCTCGTCGAAACCCATGCCCTGCGCGCGCTCGACCTGCATGTGCGCGAAGGCGAGTTCGTCGCGGTTACCGGGCCCTCGGGCTCGGGCAAGACTACGTTCCTCAACATCGCCGGCCTGCTGGAGAGCTTCACCGGCGGCGAGTACCACCTCGACGGCGTCGACGTGAAAGGGCTCAACGACAACGCACGCTCGCGCCTGCGCAACGAGAAGATCGGCTTCATCTTCCAGGGCTTCAACCTGATCCCCGACCTCAACCTGTTCGACAACGTCGACGTGCCGCTGCGCTACCGCGGCATGCCGGCGTCCGAACGCCGGCTGCGGATCGAGGATGCGCTGGGCATGGTCGGGCTGGGCTCGCGGATGAAGCACTACCCGGCCGAACTCTCCGGCGGCCAGCAGCAGCGCGTGGCGATCGCCCGCGCGCTGGCCGGCAGCCCGCGCCTGCTGCTGGCCGACGAACCGACCGGCAACCTCGACTCGCAGATGGCGCGCAGCGTGATGGAACTGCTGGAGGACATCCACCAGCAGGGCACCACCATCGTGATGGTCACCCACGACCCGGAGCTGGCCGCGCGCGCGCAGCGCAACGTGCACATCGTCGATGGCATGGCCACCGACCTCGTCAGCGAGCCCGGGCTGGTGCGCCGCGAGCCCGCCGTCGCCGGCGCCGTGTAA
- a CDS encoding FtsX-like permease family protein, producing MELRPILSTLSRHKTAAALIVFEIALSCAIVCNALFLIAGRLERIDRPTGVDEQHVVTLQARGLTTDTSADAVTQTDLAALRAVPGVANATISVQVPFGNSNWNSSVRTTPDQRGETMNASNYIGDEHFIDTMGLELVAGRNFTRDEVGDFGRMRAEGAVHFPAVILTRATAERLFPAGDALGKPLYIWGEEPSRVIGIVERLVKPNDSGSAASYGESVLLPGRVPYSSGSYLVRVNDPAQRDAVLEQAREALIAQGPTRIVDAEQARTLESMRDRYYRQDRAMAWMLVAVIVALLVVTALGIVGLASFWVQQRSRQIGIRRALGATRGQILRYFQTENFLLATIGIVIGMLLAYALNQLLMQRYELPRLPLFYLPIGAVVLWLLGQVAVYGPARRAALVPPAVATRGA from the coding sequence ATGGAACTCCGTCCGATCCTCTCCACCCTGTCGCGGCACAAGACCGCCGCCGCGCTGATCGTGTTCGAGATCGCGCTGTCGTGCGCGATCGTGTGCAACGCGCTGTTCCTGATCGCCGGGCGGCTCGAGCGCATCGACCGCCCCACCGGCGTCGACGAGCAGCACGTGGTCACCCTTCAGGCGCGCGGCCTGACGACCGACACCAGTGCCGATGCGGTGACGCAGACCGATCTCGCCGCACTGCGCGCGGTGCCCGGCGTGGCCAACGCCACCATCAGCGTGCAGGTGCCGTTCGGCAACTCGAACTGGAACAGCAGCGTGCGCACGACCCCCGACCAGCGCGGCGAAACCATGAACGCGTCGAACTACATCGGCGACGAGCACTTCATCGACACGATGGGCCTCGAGCTCGTGGCCGGGCGCAACTTCACCCGCGACGAGGTCGGTGACTTCGGCCGCATGCGCGCCGAAGGCGCGGTGCACTTCCCGGCGGTGATCCTCACCCGGGCCACCGCGGAGCGGCTGTTCCCGGCAGGCGACGCGCTCGGCAAGCCGCTCTACATCTGGGGCGAGGAGCCCAGCCGGGTCATCGGCATCGTCGAACGCCTGGTGAAGCCGAACGATTCCGGTTCGGCCGCGAGTTACGGCGAGTCGGTGCTCCTGCCGGGCCGGGTGCCCTATTCGAGCGGCAGCTATCTCGTGCGCGTGAACGATCCCGCACAGCGCGACGCGGTGCTGGAGCAGGCGCGCGAGGCGCTGATCGCACAGGGCCCCACGCGCATCGTCGATGCCGAACAGGCGCGCACGCTGGAAAGCATGCGCGACCGCTACTACCGCCAGGACCGCGCGATGGCGTGGATGCTGGTGGCGGTGATCGTCGCGCTGCTGGTGGTGACCGCGCTGGGCATCGTCGGGCTGGCCAGTTTCTGGGTGCAGCAGCGCAGCCGCCAGATCGGCATCCGCCGTGCGCTCGGCGCCACCCGCGGGCAGATCCTGCGTTACTTCCAGACCGAGAACTTCCTGCTGGCCACCATCGGCATCGTCATCGGCATGCTGCTGGCCTACGCGCTCAACCAGCTGCTGATGCAGCGCTACGAGCTGCCGCGGCTGCCGCTGTTCTACCTGCCGATCGGCGCCGTGGTGCTTTGGCTGCTTGGACAGGTCGCGGTCTACGGGCCGGCGCGGCGCGCGGCACTGGTGCCGCCGGCCGTCGCGACGCGCGGCGCCTGA
- a CDS encoding sulfotransferase encodes MTVMERARTRTEQGYELLRQGRIEDAGDLARELLAAFPDDVHALVFAGEVAVARGAFDDAVDPMLRAIVASGGDDALRIKLAGLYLHLRRRNDARALALEAAASAQARGDGRSLWQAASIITNCNRPGEAIAHYRQALTLLGAQPGLLYDLAVAQFFTGGFEEAEEQLDRMLALVPQAGHALYLRSTLRRQTPARNHVDALRTRIAAGLGRPEWAAAAWYALAKELEDLGEHDDAFDALETGARLQRQTLQYDIQSEGDAQAAIRAAYTAEVVQAPVVEFSEPGPIFIVGMPRTGTTLVERILVQGGQVKSAGEPLDLGQLIAAHTRRAHALHPDLSAADASLRIDFQALGREYMRGVAEAADAPRFIDKLPVNYMYCGVIRRALPNARIIHLERDPLDSCYAVYKTLFFNAYHCSYDLDELARYYLAYRQTMAHWQAVMPGTILDVRYEDVVADPDGQARRVLEWCGLPWDPDAAYGTAPAAAAFTTASAAQVREPVHARSVGSSRRHLHRLGPLVDRLASAGIVVD; translated from the coding sequence ATGACAGTGATGGAGCGCGCACGTACGCGGACGGAGCAAGGGTACGAACTGCTGCGCCAGGGACGCATCGAGGATGCCGGGGACCTTGCCCGGGAGTTGCTGGCAGCGTTCCCCGATGACGTGCATGCCCTGGTCTTCGCCGGCGAGGTCGCGGTGGCACGTGGTGCCTTCGACGACGCGGTCGACCCGATGCTGCGCGCGATCGTCGCCAGCGGTGGCGACGATGCACTGCGCATCAAGCTGGCCGGGCTCTACCTGCATCTGCGCCGCCGCAACGACGCGCGTGCGCTCGCGCTCGAAGCGGCTGCGTCCGCGCAGGCGCGCGGCGATGGCCGCAGCCTGTGGCAGGCGGCAAGCATCATCACCAACTGCAACCGCCCCGGCGAGGCGATCGCCCATTACCGGCAGGCACTGACGCTGCTGGGTGCGCAGCCGGGCCTGCTGTACGACCTTGCGGTCGCGCAGTTCTTCACCGGTGGATTCGAGGAGGCCGAAGAGCAGCTCGACCGCATGCTGGCCCTGGTACCACAGGCCGGGCATGCGCTGTACCTGCGCAGCACGCTGCGGCGGCAGACACCTGCGCGCAACCACGTCGACGCGCTGCGCACACGCATTGCCGCGGGTCTCGGCCGCCCGGAATGGGCGGCCGCGGCGTGGTATGCGCTGGCCAAGGAGCTGGAGGACCTGGGCGAGCACGACGACGCCTTCGACGCGCTGGAGACCGGCGCGCGCCTGCAGCGACAGACACTGCAGTACGACATCCAGTCCGAAGGCGATGCACAGGCCGCGATCCGCGCCGCCTACACCGCCGAAGTCGTGCAGGCCCCGGTGGTGGAATTCAGCGAACCCGGGCCGATCTTCATCGTCGGCATGCCACGCACCGGTACCACGCTGGTCGAGCGCATCCTCGTGCAGGGCGGCCAGGTGAAGTCGGCCGGCGAGCCGCTCGATCTCGGCCAGCTGATCGCCGCGCATACGCGTCGCGCGCACGCGCTGCATCCCGACCTGTCGGCAGCGGACGCATCGCTGCGGATCGACTTCCAGGCGCTTGGACGCGAGTACATGCGCGGCGTCGCCGAAGCCGCCGACGCACCGCGTTTCATCGACAAGTTGCCGGTGAACTACATGTACTGCGGGGTGATCCGCAGGGCGCTGCCCAATGCACGCATCATCCACCTCGAGCGTGACCCGCTCGACAGCTGCTACGCGGTCTACAAGACGCTGTTCTTCAACGCCTACCACTGCTCCTACGATCTCGACGAGCTGGCGCGCTACTACCTCGCGTACCGGCAGACGATGGCGCACTGGCAGGCGGTGATGCCCGGCACGATTCTCGACGTGCGCTACGAGGACGTGGTGGCCGATCCGGATGGCCAGGCCCGGCGCGTGCTCGAGTGGTGCGGCCTGCCCTGGGATCCGGATGCCGCCTACGGCACCGCACCGGCCGCCGCCGCGTTCACCACGGCCAGCGCGGCGCAGGTGCGCGAACCGGTGCATGCGCGCTCGGTGGGCAGCTCGCGCCGGCACCTGCATCGTCTCGGGCCACTGGTCGATCGCCTGGCCAGTGCCGGCATCGTCGTGGACTGA
- a CDS encoding putative 2OG-Fe(II) oxygenase: protein MTAPVATRALTRTQAQRFLQAQALLQRRDGAGACRIARTLAAEAPDAADAQQLLAMCLADQGDAAGAHAAFARARVLAPHSDVVALNFASWLRGSGRLRDALQVLDSAPVTAQTRLQAGAIHLQLGDGVAARAAFAQAVDLQPGLAQAWHGLASALQAEGELDAADDALQRAIALAPGYAPAWVNRGAVLRMLGRLDAATGCLRRAQALGHDTPEVRNALLGLLQDRGEPAQALAAARDLVAAAPDFVAAQESLGHLLWEHGDALAPGEDPFAAFREAARTRRGHLPLQLAYARALLEAGRAADALDWLQALRAGCDEPALEWLVADVLDRLDRLDEAGALYARVARRLGDRHAGFLNAHARHAFRSGDPALARACAERAVRCDPRNQEAWSLLGTAWRLAGDPREDWLFGYEHLVGVVEIDTPSGYEDLATFLQALDARLAALHLASRAPRAQSVRGGTQTPGRLFGRDDPVIAAAEQALRGAVERWLAGLPHDATHPFLSRLRRSVRFVGSWSVRLRAAGHHASHVHDEGWLSSAFYVALPDSVRDAAEGSHAGWLQLGQPLESLRLDQPPRRLVQPRPGRLALFPSYLWHGTLPFADPQPRVTIAFDMQPAG from the coding sequence ATGACGGCGCCGGTGGCAACGCGCGCGCTCACCCGCACGCAGGCGCAGCGTTTCCTCCAGGCCCAGGCACTGTTGCAACGCCGCGATGGCGCCGGTGCCTGCCGGATCGCGCGCACGCTTGCAGCCGAGGCGCCGGACGCCGCCGACGCGCAGCAGCTGCTGGCGATGTGCCTGGCCGACCAGGGTGATGCCGCGGGTGCGCACGCGGCGTTCGCACGCGCACGGGTGCTGGCACCGCACAGCGACGTCGTCGCACTGAACTTCGCCTCCTGGCTGCGCGGCAGCGGCAGGCTGCGCGATGCCCTGCAGGTGCTGGATTCGGCCCCGGTCACTGCGCAGACCCGGTTGCAGGCGGGCGCCATCCACCTGCAGCTCGGCGATGGCGTGGCAGCGCGCGCGGCGTTCGCGCAGGCGGTCGACCTGCAGCCGGGACTGGCGCAGGCCTGGCATGGGCTGGCCAGCGCGCTGCAGGCCGAGGGCGAGCTCGATGCCGCCGATGACGCCCTGCAGCGGGCGATTGCCCTGGCACCCGGCTATGCACCGGCGTGGGTCAATCGTGGCGCGGTGCTGCGCATGCTGGGTCGCCTCGACGCGGCCACCGGATGCCTGCGCCGGGCGCAGGCGCTGGGTCATGACACACCCGAGGTGCGCAACGCGTTGCTCGGCCTGCTGCAGGACCGCGGCGAGCCTGCGCAGGCACTTGCAGCCGCGCGCGACCTGGTCGCGGCTGCTCCCGACTTCGTCGCCGCACAGGAATCGCTTGGCCACCTGCTGTGGGAGCACGGCGATGCGCTGGCGCCCGGCGAGGACCCGTTCGCCGCCTTTCGCGAGGCCGCGCGCACGCGCCGCGGCCATCTGCCGCTGCAGCTTGCCTATGCGCGTGCGCTGCTGGAGGCGGGCCGCGCGGCAGACGCGCTGGACTGGCTGCAAGCGCTGCGTGCCGGTTGCGACGAGCCGGCGCTGGAGTGGCTGGTGGCGGATGTCCTCGACCGCCTCGACCGCCTGGACGAAGCCGGTGCGCTGTATGCACGCGTCGCCCGCCGGCTGGGCGACCGCCATGCCGGTTTCCTCAACGCGCACGCACGCCACGCCTTCCGCAGCGGCGACCCGGCGCTGGCGCGTGCCTGCGCCGAGCGGGCGGTGCGCTGCGATCCACGCAACCAGGAGGCCTGGAGCCTGCTCGGCACCGCCTGGCGGCTGGCCGGTGATCCGCGCGAGGACTGGCTGTTCGGCTACGAGCACCTGGTCGGCGTGGTGGAGATCGACACCCCGTCCGGCTACGAGGATCTGGCCACGTTCCTGCAGGCGCTCGATGCCCGGCTGGCCGCGCTGCACCTGGCCTCGCGGGCGCCGCGGGCACAGAGCGTGCGTGGCGGTACCCAGACCCCCGGCCGCCTGTTCGGTCGCGATGATCCGGTGATCGCCGCGGCGGAGCAGGCGTTGCGGGGCGCCGTCGAACGCTGGCTCGCGGGCCTGCCGCACGACGCCACCCACCCGTTCCTGTCGCGCCTGCGCCGCAGCGTGCGTTTCGTCGGTTCGTGGTCGGTGCGCCTGCGTGCCGCCGGGCACCACGCCAGCCACGTCCACGACGAGGGCTGGCTGAGCTCGGCGTTCTACGTGGCGCTGCCCGATTCGGTGCGCGACGCCGCGGAGGGCAGCCACGCCGGCTGGCTGCAGCTCGGCCAGCCGCTGGAGAGCCTGCGGCTCGACCAGCCGCCGCGCCGGCTGGTCCAGCCGCGGCCGGGCCGGCTCGCGCTGTTTCCCTCCTATCTCTGGCACGGCACGCTGCCGTTCGCCGACCCGCAGCCACGGGTCACCATCGCCTTCGACATGCAGCCCGCGGGCTGA
- a CDS encoding efflux RND transporter periplasmic adaptor subunit translates to MSRPTPIRDTSAQDAPRPAGGHAPLLRRWLWPGVAGIAVLAVAGWVVASWGDGARSYDASRLRIAEVTRGDLVRDLTAEGRVIAANSPTLYAIAGGTVTLKVVAGDRVEAGQVLAEIDSPELRSRLVQEESTLASLQAEADRATLDARIARAEARKLLDQAQIDRTAAERDLQRYQRAFDAGVVAQVELAKAEDTLKKTDIGLASAREDAGLQGQGAGLDARNRQLLADRQRAVVDEARRQVEALTLRAPFDGQVGQVQVAQHTNVAANAPVLGVVDLSVFEVEVRVPESFARDLAIGIPAEIRSGSEVYAAAVSAVSPEVVNGEVSARVRFSDAQPPGLRQNQRLTARIVLDTRPDVVMVERGPFLDQLGGRHAYVVQGGAAVRRPIQAGASSLSAVEIVSGLEPGERVVVAGSELFDNAERIRLSGE, encoded by the coding sequence ATGTCCCGCCCCACCCCCATCCGTGACACCTCCGCCCAGGACGCCCCCCGACCGGCCGGCGGGCATGCGCCGCTGCTCCGCCGCTGGCTGTGGCCGGGCGTGGCCGGCATCGCGGTGCTGGCGGTCGCCGGCTGGGTGGTGGCGTCCTGGGGCGATGGGGCGCGGTCGTACGACGCCTCGCGCCTGCGCATTGCCGAGGTCACCCGCGGCGACCTGGTGCGCGACCTCACAGCCGAGGGGCGCGTGATCGCCGCCAACAGCCCCACCCTCTACGCGATCGCCGGAGGCACGGTCACGCTGAAGGTCGTCGCCGGCGACCGCGTCGAGGCCGGCCAGGTGCTGGCCGAGATCGACAGCCCCGAGCTGCGCAGCCGGCTGGTGCAGGAGGAATCCACGCTGGCCAGCCTGCAGGCCGAAGCCGACCGCGCGACGCTGGACGCACGCATCGCCCGCGCCGAAGCACGCAAGCTGCTGGACCAGGCGCAGATCGACCGCACCGCCGCCGAGCGCGACCTGCAGCGCTACCAGCGCGCGTTCGATGCCGGGGTGGTCGCCCAGGTCGAACTGGCCAAGGCCGAGGACACCCTGAAGAAGACCGACATCGGCCTCGCCTCCGCGCGCGAGGACGCCGGCCTGCAGGGCCAGGGCGCGGGCCTGGATGCGCGCAACCGGCAACTGCTGGCCGATCGCCAGCGTGCGGTGGTGGACGAGGCGCGCCGGCAGGTGGAGGCGCTGACGCTGCGCGCGCCGTTCGACGGCCAGGTCGGCCAGGTGCAGGTCGCGCAGCACACCAATGTCGCCGCCAACGCGCCGGTGCTGGGCGTGGTCGACCTGTCGGTGTTCGAGGTGGAGGTCCGGGTGCCGGAAAGCTTCGCCCGCGACCTGGCCATCGGCATCCCGGCCGAGATCCGCTCCGGCAGCGAGGTGTATGCCGCGGCCGTATCGGCGGTCTCGCCCGAGGTGGTGAATGGCGAGGTCTCGGCGCGGGTGCGCTTCAGCGACGCGCAGCCGCCGGGCCTGCGCCAGAACCAGCGCCTGACCGCGCGCATCGTGCTCGATACCCGCCCCGACGTGGTGATGGTCGAGCGTGGCCCCTTCCTCGACCAGCTCGGTGGCCGCCATGCCTATGTCGTGCAGGGCGGTGCCGCGGTGCGGCGCCCGATCCAGGCCGGCGCCAGCAGCCTGTCCGCGGTCGAGATCGTCTCCGGCCTGGAACCCGGCGAACGCGTGGTCGTCGCCGGCAGCGAACTGTTCGACAACGCCGAACGCATCCGCCTTTCCGGAGAGTGA
- a CDS encoding ABC transporter permease produces the protein MFGYYFNLALRSFRRNRALTALMVLAIALGIGASVTTLTVFRVLSGDPIPHKSDQLFYVRMDPGTLDGFTPGNEPAEQMTRFDAEALLREARGDRQALMSAGSVAVEPDAEGLTPFVLQARYTSADFFAMFDTPFRHGSGWQRGDDEARARVAVISGAMAERLFGDTDPTGRSLRLGRTDFRVVGVLDDWRPAPRFYDVISGEFTEAEDVYLPFSTARDLRLPVQGSMNCWAEPTGEEGSTGPDAPCTWVQYWVELGTPAKAATYRAYLDNYSAQQRQAGRFERPDNNALTPVMAWLAEREVVPSDVRLQVWLAFGFLAVCLLNTVGLLLAKFMRRGGEIGVRRALGASRRSIFMQCLVEAGTVGLAGGALGLALALLGLWAVRRQPAEYAELARMDPTMLLVTFATALFASLLAGVLPAWRAMQVTPAIQLKSQ, from the coding sequence ATGTTCGGCTACTACTTCAACCTCGCGCTGCGCAGCTTCCGCCGCAACCGCGCGCTGACCGCGCTGATGGTGCTGGCGATCGCACTGGGGATCGGCGCCAGCGTGACCACGCTGACCGTGTTCCGCGTGCTGTCGGGCGATCCCATCCCGCACAAGAGCGACCAGCTGTTCTACGTGCGCATGGATCCGGGCACGCTGGACGGCTTCACCCCCGGCAACGAACCCGCCGAGCAGATGACCCGCTTCGATGCCGAGGCGCTGCTGCGCGAGGCACGTGGCGACCGCCAGGCGCTGATGTCCGCGGGCTCGGTGGCGGTGGAGCCCGACGCCGAAGGCCTGACCCCGTTCGTGCTGCAGGCGCGCTACACCTCGGCGGACTTCTTTGCGATGTTCGACACCCCGTTCCGGCATGGCAGCGGCTGGCAGCGCGGCGACGACGAGGCGCGCGCGCGCGTTGCGGTGATCTCGGGGGCGATGGCCGAGCGCCTGTTCGGCGACACCGACCCCACCGGTCGCAGCCTGCGCCTGGGGCGCACCGACTTCCGCGTGGTCGGGGTGCTCGACGACTGGCGGCCCGCCCCGCGCTTCTACGACGTGATCTCCGGCGAGTTCACCGAAGCCGAGGACGTGTACCTGCCGTTCTCCACCGCGCGCGACCTGCGCCTGCCCGTGCAGGGCAGCATGAACTGCTGGGCCGAGCCCACCGGCGAGGAAGGCTCCACCGGCCCCGATGCCCCGTGCACCTGGGTGCAGTACTGGGTGGAACTCGGCACCCCCGCCAAGGCCGCCACGTACCGCGCCTACCTGGACAACTACAGCGCGCAGCAGCGCCAGGCGGGCCGCTTCGAGCGGCCGGACAACAACGCGCTGACGCCGGTCATGGCGTGGCTGGCCGAACGCGAGGTGGTGCCGTCCGACGTGCGCCTGCAGGTGTGGCTGGCCTTCGGGTTCCTCGCCGTGTGCCTGCTCAACACCGTCGGCCTGCTGCTGGCCAAGTTCATGCGCCGCGGTGGCGAGATCGGCGTGCGCCGCGCGCTCGGCGCCAGCCGCCGCTCGATCTTCATGCAGTGCCTGGTGGAGGCCGGCACGGTGGGGCTGGCCGGCGGCGCGCTGGGCCTGGCGCTGGCGCTGCTGGGCCTGTGGGCCGTGCGCCGGCAACCGGCCGAATACGCCGAACTGGCACGCATGGACCCGACCATGCTGCTGGTGACCTTTGCGACGGCGCTGTTCGCGAGCCTGCTGGCCGGCGTGCTGCCGGCGTGGCGCGCGATGCAGGTCACGCCTGCCATCCAGCTCAAATCCCAGTAA